A portion of the Sphingobacterium spiritivorum genome contains these proteins:
- a CDS encoding BT_3928 family protein — protein MQSTYIQPAKQKTNYLLGFSRILTGLLFIFSGLIKANDPTGFGYKLEEYFHVFNMNFLNDYSTYLAILICGLEIIFGALLLLGFHGRKVAWGLLILIIFFTFLTFYSAFFEVVTSCGCFGDAIPLTPWQSFSKDLVLLALILIIFIYRKQIKPIIADPFTSNLLTTAVVVISMGIGIYTTHYLPFIDFLPYKKGNNIPSLMVLPEGKEGDVYETIYAMKNVKTGETKDVTDKVYMSEKIWEDSDWEIVGDPKSKLIKKGYAIPIPDLMITDVDGNDKTQEIISNPYYNFVVVSKDLTKMGKGELEALGQINQTVKQIAEDYNLRAVLLTASSSTDADYLSEHMDLIFEIFYADQVPLKSMVRSNPGVLLLQNGTVINKWSHNNFPSVEKLEKKYFKEDK, from the coding sequence ATGCAAAGTACCTACATTCAACCTGCTAAACAAAAGACAAACTATCTGCTAGGATTTTCAAGAATCCTCACTGGACTGCTTTTTATCTTTTCGGGTTTGATAAAAGCCAATGACCCGACTGGATTCGGATATAAACTGGAAGAATATTTTCATGTATTCAACATGAATTTTCTGAATGATTACAGCACTTACCTGGCTATTCTGATCTGTGGATTGGAAATTATTTTCGGGGCTCTGTTACTGTTAGGTTTCCATGGCCGTAAAGTAGCCTGGGGATTACTGATTCTTATTATTTTCTTTACTTTTCTTACCTTCTACTCTGCTTTTTTTGAGGTAGTAACATCCTGCGGATGTTTTGGGGATGCTATTCCTTTGACTCCATGGCAGTCTTTTTCTAAAGACCTTGTTCTACTGGCACTCATTCTGATTATCTTTATCTATCGCAAACAAATAAAACCTATAATTGCAGACCCTTTCACCAGTAACCTGCTGACTACAGCTGTGGTCGTCATCTCCATGGGCATAGGAATATACACAACACATTACCTCCCTTTTATTGATTTTCTTCCTTACAAAAAAGGCAATAATATCCCCTCTCTTATGGTCTTACCGGAAGGTAAAGAAGGAGACGTATATGAGACAATATATGCCATGAAAAATGTAAAAACGGGAGAAACAAAGGATGTTACAGACAAAGTTTATATGTCTGAAAAAATATGGGAGGACAGCGATTGGGAAATTGTAGGAGATCCTAAAAGTAAACTTATCAAAAAAGGATACGCTATCCCGATTCCGGATCTGATGATAACTGATGTAGACGGAAATGACAAAACACAGGAAATTATCAGCAATCCCTACTACAACTTTGTGGTTGTTAGTAAAGACCTGACTAAAATGGGAAAAGGCGAACTGGAAGCTTTGGGTCAGATCAATCAGACCGTCAAACAAATTGCAGAGGACTATAATCTTAGAGCAGTTTTACTGACAGCGAGTTCATCAACAGATGCTGATTATCTGAGTGAACATATGGATCTGATCTTTGAGATTTTTTACGCAGATCAAGTACCGCTTAAAAGCATGGTAAGATCTAATCCGGGAGTGCTGCTTTTACAAAATGGAACCGTGATCAACAAATGGTCACACAATAACTTCCCGTCTGTCGAAAAGTTAGAAAAAAAATATTTCAAGGAAGATAAATAA
- a CDS encoding serine O-acetyltransferase, producing the protein MSADKNMESFYDHLYAKQLEVQDMPSNKRIAQWAMNLLHLLFPERNSNSYQSVEEIRVAFQQSENELFDLLIRTKACSQCDNQEISRVFFTCLPGLYEIMLTDARSILAGDPAAKSIREVIRTYPGFMAISVFRLANQLHKQGVPLIPRILTEYAHSKTGIDIHPGATIGQYLYIDHGTGLVIGETSVIGDHVKLYQGVTLGALSVEKNMANLKRHPTIEDHVIIYSGATILGGETVIGHHSIIGGNVWLTSSTDPYTTVYHQANSKFIDAKPLT; encoded by the coding sequence ATGTCTGCTGATAAAAATATGGAAAGCTTCTATGACCATTTGTATGCAAAGCAACTGGAAGTACAGGATATGCCTTCTAATAAACGAATAGCCCAATGGGCTATGAATCTTTTACATTTGCTCTTTCCGGAGCGGAACTCGAATAGTTACCAGTCTGTAGAAGAGATCAGAGTTGCTTTTCAGCAATCTGAAAATGAACTTTTTGATCTTCTGATCCGTACAAAGGCTTGTTCACAATGTGATAATCAGGAGATTTCACGTGTGTTTTTTACCTGTTTGCCCGGGCTCTATGAAATTATGCTAACGGATGCACGATCTATATTAGCCGGAGACCCTGCTGCGAAAAGCATTCGTGAGGTGATACGTACATACCCCGGATTTATGGCGATCAGTGTGTTCCGGTTGGCAAACCAGCTGCATAAGCAAGGAGTGCCTTTGATCCCGCGGATTCTTACTGAGTATGCACATTCCAAGACTGGCATAGATATTCATCCGGGTGCGACGATCGGGCAATATCTGTATATCGATCATGGTACGGGATTAGTAATCGGGGAGACCAGTGTGATAGGAGATCATGTTAAATTGTATCAAGGTGTTACTCTGGGCGCTTTAAGTGTAGAAAAAAACATGGCTAATCTGAAGCGTCATCCGACAATAGAGGATCATGTGATCATTTATTCCGGAGCAACAATTCTGGGGGGTGAGACTGTTATCGGGCATCATTCTATTATTGGAGGTAACGTATGGCTGACTTCCAGTACAGATCCCTACACAACAGTCTACCATCAGGCTAATTCTAAATTTATTGACGCTAAACCACTTACATAA
- the cysM gene encoding cysteine synthase CysM produces the protein MGNIIDTIGNTPLVEITKFHNNPKVKIYAKMEGNNPAGSVKDRAALNMIRSALERGEITKESKLIEATSGNTGIALAMIAGMYGLSLELVMPSTSTRERTLTMEAFGAKVTLLESMEICRDYAEDKAASGEYFILNQFANPDNYKAHIKTTGPEIWRDTEGKITHFVSAMGTTGTIMGNSMFLKEKNADIQIVGCQPTEESSIPGIRRWPQEYLPKIFDASRVDRVIDISQAESTQMSRELVKREGIFAGMSTGGAFAAALKVANELEEGVIVFIACDRGDRYLSSDLFG, from the coding sequence ATGGGAAATATAATAGATACCATAGGAAATACACCTTTGGTCGAGATTACTAAGTTTCATAACAATCCAAAGGTGAAAATCTACGCCAAAATGGAGGGAAATAATCCGGCCGGATCCGTTAAAGACAGGGCTGCATTGAATATGATCCGCTCGGCTCTGGAACGGGGTGAGATTACGAAGGAATCCAAACTTATAGAGGCGACCAGTGGTAATACTGGTATTGCATTAGCGATGATTGCAGGTATGTATGGCTTAAGCCTGGAATTGGTAATGCCCAGCACGTCTACACGTGAACGAACACTCACAATGGAGGCCTTTGGAGCTAAAGTGACACTTCTGGAATCTATGGAGATTTGCAGGGATTATGCGGAAGATAAAGCTGCTTCAGGTGAGTATTTTATTCTAAATCAATTTGCAAATCCTGATAATTATAAAGCACATATCAAGACAACCGGACCAGAGATATGGCGAGATACAGAAGGAAAGATTACCCATTTTGTGAGTGCGATGGGAACGACGGGCACCATTATGGGGAATTCAATGTTTCTGAAAGAGAAAAATGCTGATATCCAGATTGTAGGCTGTCAGCCTACGGAGGAATCTTCTATTCCCGGTATTCGCAGGTGGCCTCAGGAATATCTGCCTAAAATATTTGATGCGTCCCGTGTGGACCGGGTTATTGATATTTCACAGGCTGAATCTACACAGATGTCCCGTGAACTTGTAAAAAGAGAAGGAATATTTGCAGGAATGAGTACAGGCGGTGCGTTTGCTGCTGCACTCAAAGTCGCAAATGAACTTGAGGAAGGTGTAATTGTATTTATTGCCTGTGATCGTGGAGACCGGTATCTGAGCTCTGACCTGTTCGGATAA
- a CDS encoding HipA family kinase has protein sequence MNIKELDIREVNIIRYVQPFREGGSLPALVDADDGFSYVIKFRGAGQGRKALIAELIGGELARVLGLRVPEIVFAELDDSFGRTEPDEEIQDLLKFSVGKNLGLHFLNGAITFDANVDHIGAEEASKIVWLDALLMNVDRTVKNTNMLIWHKELWLIDHGASLYFHHSWDNWEEQSVKPFVQIKDHVLLKYASEVKKTDEMYKPLFTEEIIRKVLSVVPDEWLQDEVRELSAEDARSVYIQFLCNRLAHSELFVNQIIEAREERI, from the coding sequence ATGAATATTAAAGAATTGGATATCCGTGAAGTAAACATTATCCGATATGTACAACCTTTCCGGGAAGGAGGATCTTTACCGGCTCTTGTAGATGCAGATGACGGATTTAGTTATGTTATCAAGTTTCGCGGAGCGGGGCAGGGGCGTAAAGCTTTGATTGCTGAATTGATAGGGGGCGAACTTGCACGGGTACTGGGACTTCGTGTTCCTGAGATTGTGTTTGCTGAGCTGGATGATTCTTTCGGTCGTACAGAACCTGATGAAGAGATACAGGATCTCCTCAAATTCAGTGTTGGTAAGAATCTGGGTTTACATTTTCTGAACGGAGCTATTACCTTTGATGCTAATGTAGATCATATAGGTGCTGAAGAAGCATCAAAAATCGTTTGGCTGGATGCGTTGCTGATGAATGTAGATCGTACGGTAAAGAATACGAATATGCTGATCTGGCACAAAGAACTATGGCTGATTGATCATGGTGCTTCGCTGTATTTTCATCATAGCTGGGACAATTGGGAGGAACAATCCGTGAAACCTTTTGTTCAGATTAAGGATCATGTATTGTTGAAATATGCTTCGGAGGTAAAGAAGACTGACGAGATGTACAAACCTTTATTTACGGAGGAAATCATCCGTAAAGTGTTATCTGTTGTGCCGGATGAATGGCTGCAGGATGAAGTAAGAGAGTTGAGTGCAGAGGATGCCCGTTCAGTCTATATTCAGTTTTTATGTAACAGGCTGGCACATTCAGAATTGTTTGTTAATCAAATTATAGAAGCACGTGAAGAACGTATTTGA
- a CDS encoding glycerophosphodiester phosphodiesterase family protein yields MNKRIRILLLGFILLTTISSCIEMASSNKPSLTQGTVFKFKSVDDLYQFLTYDEKRYPLVSAHRGGPYPGYPENAIETFDYIASKQPSIIECDVRLTKDSALVLMHDDKLDRTTNGTGKVSDHTLAELKKLKLKDNNGKLTLYRIPTLEEALAWGIGKVIYTLDVKQETPYSLVINAIRKTRAEAHVIIITYNPNQADRIFSLAPDLMISASIRNSGDLLRLNDRDIPDNRLVAFVGTREADKGLVDLLHGHGIPIILGTMGNLDKQAKANGNQVYAEYVDRGADILSTDRPLEAGKSLKYYILKRGIKSPFIN; encoded by the coding sequence ATGAATAAAAGAATACGGATACTTCTACTCGGGTTTATCCTGCTGACAACGATCAGCAGTTGTATAGAAATGGCTTCCTCTAATAAGCCATCCCTTACTCAGGGCACCGTTTTTAAATTCAAATCCGTAGATGATTTATATCAGTTTCTGACTTATGATGAAAAAAGATATCCGCTTGTCAGTGCTCATCGAGGCGGGCCATATCCGGGATATCCTGAAAATGCTATAGAAACATTCGATTATATCGCCAGCAAACAGCCTTCCATTATTGAATGTGATGTAAGACTGACTAAAGATTCTGCTTTGGTACTGATGCATGACGACAAACTGGACCGTACAACTAATGGTACTGGCAAAGTAAGTGATCATACCCTTGCTGAACTAAAAAAACTTAAACTCAAGGACAACAATGGAAAGTTGACCTTATATCGCATTCCAACTTTAGAAGAAGCATTGGCATGGGGAATAGGCAAAGTAATCTACACCCTTGATGTAAAACAGGAAACACCTTACAGTCTGGTTATTAATGCTATCCGTAAGACCAGAGCAGAAGCGCATGTCATTATTATTACCTATAATCCCAATCAGGCCGACCGTATATTCAGTCTGGCTCCGGATCTTATGATTTCAGCCTCTATCCGCAACTCCGGAGACCTATTACGTCTTAATGACAGGGATATACCAGACAACAGATTAGTGGCTTTTGTAGGAACGAGAGAAGCTGACAAAGGTCTGGTTGATCTTCTCCATGGACATGGGATACCCATTATCCTCGGCACTATGGGTAACCTGGACAAACAGGCTAAAGCAAATGGCAATCAGGTATATGCTGAATACGTAGATAGAGGTGCTGATATATTAAGCACAGACAGACCATTAGAGGCAGGAAAATCCCTGAAATATTACATCTTGAAAAGAGGAATAAAATCTCCGTTTATCAATTAA
- a CDS encoding shikimate kinase — protein sequence MNTPVFLIGYMGSGKTTIGKKLANKMNVPFIDLDEEIVKYIGMPIAQYFETNSEEAFRNLEREFLQKQEGVSGIISTGGGTPCFHDNMSWINERGISLYLKMTPKALWDRLSKSDVKKRPILLGLKGEELYQFIESKLEEREPFYNQAHIIFEKLDRDLDEIIRLINTHNKENSPTI from the coding sequence ATGAATACGCCCGTTTTTTTAATCGGTTATATGGGAAGCGGTAAAACAACTATCGGTAAAAAGCTTGCCAATAAAATGAATGTACCGTTTATCGACCTTGACGAAGAGATAGTAAAATATATTGGTATGCCGATTGCTCAGTATTTTGAAACAAACAGTGAAGAAGCTTTCCGAAATCTGGAACGCGAATTTCTGCAAAAGCAGGAAGGAGTATCCGGTATCATTTCTACAGGAGGAGGAACACCTTGTTTCCATGACAATATGAGTTGGATCAATGAAAGAGGAATTTCTCTGTACCTGAAAATGACACCGAAAGCGCTCTGGGACAGGCTATCCAAATCAGATGTTAAGAAAAGACCGATTTTGCTCGGGTTAAAGGGAGAAGAGCTCTATCAGTTTATTGAATCTAAACTGGAAGAACGGGAGCCGTTTTATAATCAGGCTCATATTATCTTCGAAAAACTGGATCGTGATCTGGATGAAATCATTCGCCTGATAAATACGCACAATAAAGAAAATAGTCCTACTATATGA
- a CDS encoding DUF3037 domain-containing protein, whose translation MKNVFEYAVVRLVPRVEREEFINVGVILYCKRMRYSGFLWQLNDDKCSVLCRDLDVDMIRQHLHSFEQICNGSNDGGKLAELDQAERFRWLTARRSTLIQCSPVHPGLTENPADTLQDLFEKLVI comes from the coding sequence GTGAAGAACGTATTTGAATATGCTGTAGTGAGACTCGTGCCTAGAGTGGAGAGAGAAGAGTTTATCAATGTCGGTGTGATATTGTATTGTAAGAGAATGCGCTATTCCGGATTTTTATGGCAATTGAATGACGATAAATGCAGTGTATTGTGCAGAGATTTGGATGTTGACATGATTCGCCAGCACTTACATTCATTCGAACAGATCTGTAATGGTTCAAATGATGGGGGTAAACTGGCTGAATTAGATCAGGCGGAGCGGTTTCGTTGGCTAACCGCCCGGCGCAGTACACTTATACAGTGCTCGCCTGTACATCCGGGCTTAACGGAGAATCCTGCAGATACACTTCAGGACCTTTTTGAAAAACTAGTAATCTGA
- a CDS encoding DEAD/DEAH box helicase — MQNSFEDFKFNKQILNAISEAGYSVPTEIQQKAITPVLAGQDIMGIAQTGTGKTAAFVLPMLMKLKYAQGKDMRALILSPTRELAMQIEEHIQLFSKYLDLRTVVLYGGLGPKTQIENLEKGVDIIVATPGRFLDLYLEGHINVKSLKFLVMDEADKMMDMGFISKIHRILEVVPRKRQNLLFSATMSELVRKIAGDFLAFPTVIEVTEQATPAKTVQQAVYKVPNQKTKLNLLQHLLKDDESFHRLIVFCKTKTVADNVFHFLERKYGTEQVRVIHANKGQNTRINSINAFKEGNIRILVATDVAARGLDVSNVSHVINFEVPIVIEDYVHRIGRTGRAFNEGDAITFSNPAEEYYVRKIEKLIRQSIPVLEIPEEVFVEKTGFEERQAIAREIDNQKKKDDPDFKGAFHEKKYMLNGGGKPKPVKKAGTKKTTGTGKKKKGKAFKPSK; from the coding sequence ATGCAAAACTCTTTTGAAGATTTCAAGTTCAATAAACAGATCCTCAATGCTATCTCAGAAGCTGGCTATTCCGTTCCGACGGAGATACAGCAGAAGGCTATTACCCCTGTTCTGGCAGGGCAGGATATTATGGGGATAGCGCAGACGGGAACGGGTAAAACAGCCGCGTTCGTGTTGCCTATGTTGATGAAGCTGAAATATGCGCAAGGTAAGGATATGCGTGCGCTTATCTTATCTCCTACGCGGGAGTTGGCCATGCAGATCGAAGAACATATACAATTGTTTTCAAAATATCTTGATCTGCGTACTGTAGTACTGTATGGTGGCCTGGGACCTAAAACGCAAATTGAAAACCTGGAAAAAGGGGTCGATATTATTGTAGCTACTCCGGGTAGATTTCTAGATCTTTATCTGGAAGGACATATCAATGTGAAGTCTCTGAAATTTCTGGTTATGGATGAGGCCGATAAAATGATGGATATGGGTTTTATTTCTAAAATCCACCGTATACTGGAAGTCGTTCCCCGGAAAAGACAAAATCTGTTGTTTTCTGCAACAATGAGTGAACTTGTGCGCAAAATTGCAGGAGATTTTCTGGCCTTTCCTACAGTAATCGAAGTTACGGAACAGGCTACTCCGGCTAAGACAGTACAGCAGGCTGTCTATAAGGTGCCTAATCAAAAAACAAAACTCAATCTCTTACAGCATCTTCTGAAGGATGATGAATCTTTTCACCGTCTTATTGTATTCTGTAAAACAAAGACTGTAGCAGATAATGTATTTCATTTTCTGGAACGTAAATATGGTACAGAGCAGGTGAGAGTTATTCATGCCAATAAGGGTCAGAATACACGTATCAACTCGATCAATGCATTTAAAGAAGGTAATATCAGGATTCTGGTTGCTACGGATGTAGCTGCACGTGGTCTGGATGTTTCTAATGTGAGTCATGTGATCAATTTTGAAGTACCAATAGTTATTGAAGATTATGTGCATCGTATTGGACGTACCGGGCGTGCATTCAATGAAGGAGATGCAATCACGTTCAGTAATCCTGCCGAAGAATATTATGTAAGGAAGATCGAAAAACTTATCCGTCAATCGATTCCGGTTCTTGAAATCCCGGAAGAAGTTTTTGTTGAAAAAACAGGTTTTGAGGAACGTCAGGCTATAGCTCGTGAAATTGATAATCAGAAGAAAAAAGATGATCCTGATTTCAAAGGAGCTTTTCATGAGAAAAAATATATGCTTAATGGAGGTGGAAAACCTAAGCCTGTAAAGAAAGCAGGAACAAAGAAGACAACGGGAACAGGAAAAAAGAAGAAGGGAAAAGCTTTCAAGCCTAGTAAATAA
- a CDS encoding DUF1599 domain-containing protein, translating into MDTIQEYNSVIEHCQNLFIRKTKDYGTAWRIMRLSSITDQIYIKAQRIRTLEVKQVSKVGEGIAEEYVGIINYCVIAMLQIELGEDGEENLDPAFVNQKYNEKVEQTRDLMLAKNHDYGEAWRDMRISSLTDLILMKIHRVKQIEDNGGQTIVSEGINANYQDMLNYAVFALIKMGLAAQK; encoded by the coding sequence ATGGATACGATTCAAGAATATAACAGTGTTATCGAGCATTGTCAAAACCTTTTTATCAGGAAAACAAAAGATTATGGTACAGCATGGCGCATCATGCGGCTATCCTCTATCACCGACCAAATTTATATTAAAGCTCAAAGAATCCGTACATTAGAAGTAAAACAAGTCTCCAAAGTTGGAGAGGGTATTGCCGAAGAGTATGTAGGTATTATTAATTACTGTGTAATTGCTATGCTGCAGATCGAACTGGGTGAAGACGGAGAGGAAAATCTGGATCCGGCATTTGTGAACCAAAAATATAATGAAAAAGTAGAACAGACCAGAGATTTGATGCTAGCCAAAAATCACGACTATGGGGAAGCCTGGCGTGATATGCGGATTTCATCACTTACAGATCTGATTCTGATGAAAATACACCGCGTCAAACAGATCGAAGACAACGGTGGGCAAACTATCGTTTCCGAAGGAATCAACGCCAACTATCAAGATATGTTAAATTATGCCGTATTCGCCTTGATAAAAATGGGTTTGGCAGCACAAAAATAA
- a CDS encoding ATP-binding cassette domain-containing protein yields the protein MSIVLRQITKTYHQQKALDEISFDVSANTIVGFLGPNGAGKSTTMKIMTGLIPADSGSVIINGLNLENAHREIKKLIGYLPENNPLYGEMYVREILAFEAGVHQIANKSQRIEEVIYLTGLESEQHKKVQQLSKGYRQRVGLAMAIIHDPQVLILDEPTTGLDPNQILEIRSLIKTLGKEKTVLFSTHIMQEVEAICDAVIILKKGKVMENFALKESDTKYPGLTMEDIFVQITK from the coding sequence ATGTCTATTGTACTCAGGCAAATTACCAAAACGTACCATCAGCAAAAGGCCTTAGACGAAATTTCGTTTGATGTATCGGCCAATACTATAGTTGGTTTTCTGGGACCCAACGGGGCAGGAAAATCAACCACGATGAAAATTATGACAGGACTGATTCCGGCTGATTCCGGTTCTGTGATCATCAATGGACTTAATTTAGAAAATGCTCACAGGGAGATCAAAAAATTAATTGGCTACCTCCCGGAGAACAATCCTTTATATGGAGAAATGTATGTCCGGGAGATCCTTGCTTTCGAAGCAGGAGTACATCAGATCGCAAATAAATCACAGCGAATAGAAGAGGTTATCTACCTTACCGGTCTGGAAAGCGAACAACACAAAAAAGTACAACAACTCTCCAAAGGATACAGACAACGTGTGGGATTAGCAATGGCTATTATCCACGATCCCCAGGTGCTCATTCTGGACGAGCCTACGACCGGATTAGACCCTAATCAGATTCTCGAAATCAGAAGTCTGATTAAAACACTGGGAAAAGAAAAAACCGTCCTGTTCTCCACCCATATCATGCAGGAAGTGGAAGCGATTTGCGATGCTGTCATTATCCTAAAAAAAGGAAAAGTCATGGAAAATTTTGCATTAAAAGAATCAGACACAAAATACCCTGGCTTAACAATGGAAGATATTTTTGTTCAAATAACTAAATAA
- a CDS encoding S46 family peptidase, with protein sequence MKKLWIFVLLFAVSLSSFADEGMWFLMHIKRLNMADMQKKGLKLTAEEIYSINNSSLKDAIVQFNGGCTAEIVSNQGLVFTNHHCGYGAIAELSTPENDHLTNGFWAKTKAEELKPKSLFVRFFVRMDDVSKRILGLVNDKMTEKEREKIINQEIAKIQTENSEGGKYVVSVRSFYNGNEYYYFVYQDYTDVRLVGTPPNSIGKFGGDTDNWEWPRHTGDFSIFRVYGDKDGNPAQYSKENVPLKPKHFLPVSLKGFKDNDFAMILGYPGRTNRWMPSAGIEQNVKFAYPAWVESSKTGLDAMKKYMDRDQEVKINYASKYSGVANYWKNRQGMIDALTFHKTAATKAVEEAKFNKWANKAANKAKYGDVIKTINDYYAATNEKARHDNYLTGMIRSSTFAALPANLGGGLAQYAKENEAKRSEMLPKLNAFIQDSYEKLYQPLEIEVLTQELNLYAKKGGAIAPYIATLASKNGGDFHKDVEQAFATSIFASSEKVNAFLANPDAAAVAQDPLFLISSALMTKYREVLPGQEEAEGKFQAAHRKYIAGVLESNPKGKYYPDANSTLRLTYGSIMALPPNAKNDAAENYYTTLKGTIAKYKKGDEEFDLPQRLIDLYNAKDFGRYADKKGYMPVNFLSNNDITGGNSGSPVINGNGELIGLAFDGNIEAMAGDVIFDPKLQRTISVDIRYVLFIIDKFAGATNIIEELKIVE encoded by the coding sequence ATGAAAAAATTATGGATTTTCGTACTGCTATTTGCAGTAAGTCTAAGCTCATTTGCCGACGAGGGGATGTGGTTTTTAATGCACATCAAGCGTCTAAATATGGCAGATATGCAGAAAAAAGGCTTAAAATTAACAGCTGAAGAAATTTACAGCATTAACAATTCCAGTCTTAAAGATGCGATTGTACAATTCAACGGAGGATGTACAGCAGAGATCGTGTCCAATCAAGGTCTGGTGTTTACCAATCACCACTGTGGATATGGTGCTATCGCCGAATTGTCTACACCGGAGAATGACCACTTAACAAACGGATTCTGGGCTAAAACAAAAGCGGAAGAATTAAAACCAAAATCCTTATTTGTACGTTTTTTCGTACGTATGGACGATGTATCAAAGCGTATTCTTGGTCTTGTAAATGATAAAATGACCGAAAAGGAACGTGAGAAAATCATTAATCAGGAGATTGCTAAAATCCAGACAGAAAACAGCGAAGGCGGTAAGTATGTAGTATCTGTAAGATCTTTCTACAATGGAAATGAGTATTACTACTTCGTTTATCAGGATTATACAGATGTTCGCCTTGTAGGTACGCCTCCAAACAGCATCGGTAAATTCGGAGGTGATACAGACAACTGGGAATGGCCACGCCATACCGGAGATTTTTCTATCTTCCGTGTATACGGAGACAAAGACGGCAACCCGGCACAGTATTCCAAAGAGAATGTTCCATTGAAGCCAAAACACTTTCTTCCTGTCAGTCTGAAAGGCTTTAAGGATAACGATTTTGCTATGATTCTGGGATATCCCGGCCGTACAAACAGATGGATGCCTTCAGCAGGTATTGAGCAGAATGTAAAATTTGCTTATCCGGCGTGGGTTGAATCTTCAAAAACAGGTCTGGATGCTATGAAAAAATATATGGATCGGGATCAGGAAGTAAAAATTAACTATGCTTCCAAGTACTCAGGTGTTGCCAACTACTGGAAAAACCGCCAGGGTATGATCGATGCATTAACCTTCCATAAGACAGCTGCCACAAAAGCAGTAGAAGAAGCTAAATTCAACAAATGGGCTAACAAAGCTGCCAACAAAGCAAAGTATGGTGATGTTATCAAAACCATCAACGATTATTACGCAGCTACTAATGAAAAAGCAAGACATGACAATTACCTTACCGGTATGATCCGCTCTTCAACTTTCGCTGCACTTCCGGCGAATCTGGGTGGAGGTCTTGCTCAATATGCAAAAGAAAATGAAGCAAAAAGATCAGAGATGCTTCCTAAGCTAAATGCTTTCATTCAGGATTCGTATGAAAAACTATATCAGCCTTTGGAAATAGAAGTATTGACACAAGAGCTTAATCTGTATGCTAAGAAAGGTGGTGCTATTGCTCCTTACATTGCAACGTTAGCAAGCAAAAATGGCGGAGATTTCCATAAGGATGTAGAGCAGGCATTTGCAACAAGTATCTTCGCTTCATCTGAAAAAGTAAATGCTTTTCTTGCCAACCCTGATGCTGCAGCTGTAGCACAAGATCCGTTGTTCCTTATTTCTTCAGCTTTAATGACCAAATACCGTGAAGTATTGCCTGGTCAGGAAGAAGCCGAAGGAAAATTCCAGGCCGCACACCGCAAATACATCGCCGGTGTACTGGAATCAAATCCAAAAGGAAAATATTATCCTGATGCGAACAGTACTTTACGTTTGACATATGGTTCGATAATGGCCCTTCCTCCAAATGCAAAAAATGATGCAGCGGAAAATTACTACACGACCCTAAAAGGAACTATTGCAAAGTACAAAAAAGGAGACGAAGAATTTGACCTTCCGCAACGTCTCATTGATCTTTACAATGCAAAAGACTTTGGTCGCTATGCAGACAAAAAAGGATATATGCCTGTTAATTTCCTGAGCAACAACGATATTACCGGAGGAAATTCAGGATCTCCTGTAATTAACGGCAATGGAGAATTAATTGGCCTGGCTTTTGATGGTAACATTGAGGCAATGGCCGGAGATGTGATCTTCGATCCAAAACTACAACGTACAATATCTGTAGATATCCGTTATGTATTATTTATCATTGATAAGTTTGCTGGAGCTACAAATATTATTGAAGAACTGAAAATTGTAGAATAA